The Pseudomonas eucalypticola genome has a window encoding:
- the nusA gene encoding transcription termination factor NusA, protein MSKEVLLVVESVSNEKGVPAGVIFEALEIALATATKKRFEDEVDLRVEINRHTGAYETFRRWAVVEDEDLDDPAIELAVDQAQAKKPGAVAGDVIEEKIESIEFGRIAAQTAKQVIVQKVREAERAQVVDAYRERLGEIISGTVKKVTRDNVIVDLGNNAEALLAREDIISRETFRVGVRLRALLKEIRTENRGPQLILSRTAPEMLIELFRIEVPEIAEGLIEVMAASRDPGSRAKIAVRSKDKRIDPQGACIGMRGSRVQAVSGELGGERVDIVLWDDNPAQFVINAMSPAEVAAIIVDEDAHAMDIAVGADNLAQAIGRGGQNVRLASQLTGWTLNVMTESDIQAKQQAETGDILRNFIDELEVDEELAQVLVDEGFTSLEEIAYVPLEEMLNIDGFDEDIVNELRARAKDRLLTKAIATEEKLADAHPAEDLLSLEGMDKDLAMELAVRGVITREDLAEQSIDDLLDIDGIDDDRAGKLIMAARAHWFE, encoded by the coding sequence CGAAAAGGGTGTACCGGCCGGCGTAATATTCGAGGCGCTGGAGATTGCTCTGGCAACCGCTACCAAGAAGCGCTTCGAGGATGAAGTGGACCTGCGTGTGGAAATCAACCGCCACACCGGTGCCTATGAAACGTTCCGTCGCTGGGCAGTGGTCGAGGATGAAGACCTGGACGACCCGGCGATCGAGTTGGCCGTCGACCAGGCCCAGGCCAAGAAGCCGGGCGCCGTTGCCGGCGACGTGATCGAAGAGAAGATCGAGTCGATCGAATTCGGCCGTATCGCAGCACAAACCGCCAAGCAGGTGATTGTCCAGAAAGTTCGTGAAGCCGAGCGCGCCCAAGTGGTTGACGCCTACCGCGAGCGCCTGGGCGAGATCATCTCCGGTACTGTCAAGAAGGTTACCCGTGACAACGTCATCGTGGACCTTGGCAACAACGCCGAAGCCCTGCTGGCCCGCGAGGACATCATTTCTCGCGAAACTTTCCGAGTCGGTGTGCGCCTGCGTGCCCTGCTCAAGGAAATCCGCACCGAGAACCGCGGTCCTCAGCTGATCCTGTCGCGTACCGCGCCGGAAATGCTGATCGAACTGTTCCGCATCGAAGTGCCGGAAATTGCCGAAGGCCTGATCGAAGTGATGGCTGCGTCCCGTGACCCGGGTTCGCGTGCCAAGATTGCGGTCCGCTCCAAGGACAAACGCATCGACCCTCAAGGTGCCTGCATCGGTATGCGCGGTTCGCGCGTCCAGGCAGTCTCCGGTGAATTGGGCGGTGAGCGTGTGGATATCGTCCTGTGGGATGACAACCCCGCGCAGTTCGTGATCAACGCGATGTCCCCAGCTGAAGTGGCGGCGATCATTGTCGACGAAGATGCCCATGCAATGGACATCGCCGTTGGCGCTGACAATCTGGCTCAGGCCATTGGTCGTGGTGGTCAGAACGTGCGTCTGGCCAGCCAGTTGACTGGCTGGACCCTGAACGTGATGACCGAATCGGACATCCAGGCCAAGCAGCAAGCGGAAACCGGCGACATCCTGCGCAACTTCATCGACGAGCTGGAAGTCGACGAAGAGCTGGCGCAGGTGCTGGTGGACGAAGGCTTCACAAGCCTGGAAGAGATTGCCTACGTACCGTTGGAAGAAATGCTCAACATCGACGGCTTTGACGAGGACATCGTCAACGAGCTTCGCGCTCGGGCCAAGGATCGACTGTTGACCAAAGCCATCGCTACTGAGGAAAAGCTGGCAGACGCCCATCCGGCCGAAGACCTGCTCTCGCTTGAGGGTATGGACAAGGATTTGGCGATGGAACTGGCGGTGCGCGGCGTGATTACCCGCGAAGACCTGGCCGAGCAGTCTATTGATGACCTGCTCGACATCGACGGCATTGACGATGATCGTGCCGGCAAGTTGATCATGGCCGCCCGAGCCCACTGGTTCGAGTAA
- the infB gene encoding translation initiation factor IF-2 has translation MTQVTVKELAKEVAAPVERLLQQMREAGLPHTDAGQVVTDNEKQALLAHLKSSHKAKAEEPRKITLQRKTTSTLRVAGSKSISVEVRKKKVFVQRSPEEIQAEQKRELEERRAAENAARQKAEQEAARQRAEEEARRPAAPAAAPAAAEPAPAAPANVDLGAPAPAPAADRKKDEPRRPDKPRNDDSRRNDGERKNAPHRASVKEKEKAPTPRAAPRTTDEESDGFRRGGRGKGKLKKRNAHGFQNPTGPVIRDVQIGETITVGDLAAQMSVKAAEVIKFMFKLGTPATINQVLDQETAQLVAEELGHKVTLVSDTALEDSLAESLKFEGEEFSRAPVVTVMGHVDHGKTSLLDYIRRAKVAAGEAGGITQHIGAYHVETDRGMVTFLDTPGHAAFTAMRARGAKATDIVILVVAADDGVMPQTIEAVQHAQAAGVPLVVAVNKIDKPGADLDRIRSELSVHGVTSEEWGGDTPFVPVSAKQGTGVDELLEAVLLQAEVLELKATPSAPGRGVVVESRLDKGRGPVATVLVQDGTLRQGDMVLVGSNYGRVRAMLDENGKPIKEAGPAIPVEILGLDGTPDAGDEMSVVADEKKAREVALFRQGKFREVKLARAHAGKLENIFENMGQEEKKTLNIVLKSDVRGSLEALQGALNGLGNDEVQVRVVGGGVGGITESDANLALASNAVLFGFNVRADAGARKIVEQEGLDMRYYNVIYDIIEDVKKALTGMLGSDVRENILGIAEVRDVFRSPKFGAIAGCMVVEGTVYRNRPIRVLREDIVIFEGELESLRRFKDDASEVRAGMECGIGVKSYNDVKVGDKIEVFEKVQVARTL, from the coding sequence ATGACGCAAGTCACGGTGAAAGAACTGGCCAAAGAGGTCGCCGCACCGGTAGAGCGCCTGTTGCAGCAGATGCGTGAGGCAGGTCTGCCGCACACCGACGCCGGACAAGTTGTGACCGATAATGAGAAGCAGGCTCTGCTGGCTCATTTGAAAAGCAGCCACAAGGCTAAAGCGGAAGAACCGCGCAAGATTACCTTGCAGCGCAAGACCACCAGCACCCTGCGTGTGGCTGGCAGCAAGAGCATCAGCGTAGAAGTACGCAAGAAGAAAGTATTCGTGCAGCGCAGCCCGGAAGAAATCCAGGCCGAGCAGAAGCGCGAGCTGGAAGAACGTCGCGCCGCCGAAAACGCAGCGCGTCAGAAGGCTGAACAGGAAGCTGCCCGTCAGCGCGCCGAAGAAGAAGCGCGTCGTCCGGCTGCACCTGCTGCCGCCCCGGCCGCTGCCGAGCCTGCGCCTGCCGCACCAGCCAACGTCGACCTGGGTGCACCCGCACCTGCGCCGGCGGCTGACCGCAAGAAAGACGAGCCGCGTCGCCCGGACAAACCGCGCAACGACGACAGCCGTCGCAACGATGGCGAGCGCAAGAACGCGCCGCATCGCGCTTCGGTAAAAGAAAAGGAAAAGGCGCCGACCCCACGTGCCGCTCCACGCACCACCGACGAGGAAAGCGATGGCTTCCGTCGTGGCGGTCGTGGCAAGGGCAAGTTGAAGAAGCGTAATGCCCACGGCTTCCAGAACCCTACCGGTCCTGTGATTCGTGACGTGCAGATCGGCGAGACCATCACCGTGGGTGACCTGGCCGCGCAGATGTCGGTGAAAGCCGCCGAAGTCATCAAGTTCATGTTCAAGCTGGGTACCCCGGCGACCATCAACCAGGTACTGGACCAGGAAACTGCCCAGCTGGTTGCTGAAGAACTGGGCCACAAGGTGACCCTGGTCAGCGACACCGCCCTGGAAGATTCCCTGGCCGAGTCGCTGAAGTTCGAAGGCGAGGAGTTCTCCCGTGCGCCAGTCGTGACCGTCATGGGCCACGTTGACCACGGCAAGACCTCGCTGCTGGACTACATCCGTCGTGCCAAGGTAGCTGCAGGCGAAGCCGGCGGCATCACCCAGCACATCGGTGCGTACCACGTGGAAACCGACCGTGGCATGGTGACGTTCCTCGACACCCCTGGCCACGCCGCGTTTACCGCGATGCGTGCCCGTGGTGCCAAGGCGACCGACATCGTGATCCTGGTGGTGGCTGCCGACGACGGCGTGATGCCACAAACCATCGAAGCCGTTCAGCACGCTCAGGCTGCTGGCGTACCGCTGGTTGTCGCGGTGAACAAGATCGACAAGCCGGGTGCAGACCTGGACCGTATTCGCAGTGAGCTGTCGGTACACGGCGTGACCTCGGAAGAGTGGGGTGGCGACACTCCATTCGTACCGGTTTCGGCCAAGCAGGGTACTGGCGTCGACGAGCTGCTGGAAGCTGTCCTGCTGCAAGCCGAGGTTCTGGAACTGAAGGCCACCCCTTCGGCCCCTGGCCGTGGTGTTGTCGTGGAATCGCGTCTGGACAAGGGCCGCGGCCCTGTCGCTACCGTTCTGGTTCAAGACGGTACCCTGCGCCAAGGCGACATGGTACTGGTCGGTTCGAACTATGGCCGCGTGCGTGCCATGCTCGACGAGAACGGCAAGCCGATCAAGGAAGCCGGTCCGGCCATTCCGGTCGAGATCCTGGGCCTGGACGGTACCCCGGACGCTGGCGACGAGATGAGCGTGGTTGCCGACGAGAAGAAAGCCCGTGAAGTGGCTCTGTTCCGTCAAGGCAAGTTCCGCGAAGTCAAGCTGGCCCGTGCTCACGCCGGCAAGCTGGAAAACATCTTCGAAAACATGGGCCAGGAAGAGAAGAAGACGCTCAACATCGTCCTCAAATCCGACGTCCGTGGTTCGCTGGAAGCTTTGCAGGGCGCTCTGAACGGCCTGGGCAACGACGAAGTGCAAGTGCGCGTGGTCGGTGGCGGTGTCGGTGGTATCACCGAGTCCGACGCCAACCTGGCACTGGCCTCCAATGCAGTACTGTTCGGCTTCAACGTGCGTGCCGATGCCGGCGCGCGCAAGATCGTCGAGCAGGAAGGTCTGGATATGCGTTACTACAACGTGATCTACGACATCATTGAAGACGTCAAGAAAGCCCTGACCGGTATGCTGGGCAGCGACGTTCGCGAGAACATCCTGGGCATCGCCGAAGTGCGTGACGTGTTCCGTTCGCCGAAGTTCGGCGCGATCGCAGGCTGCATGGTCGTCGAAGGTACCGTTTACCGGAACCGTCCGATCCGTGTACTGCGCGAAGACATCGTTATCTTCGAAGGCGAGCTGGAATCCCTGCGCCGCTTCAAGGATGACGCGTCCGAAGTACGTGCCGGCATGGAATGCGGTATCGGCGTCAAGAGCTACAACGACGTCAAGGTCGGCGACAAGATCGAAGTCTTCGAGAAGGTCCAAGTGGCTCGTACGCTCTAA